The proteins below come from a single Edaphobacter acidisoli genomic window:
- a CDS encoding MFS transporter, whose amino-acid sequence MQLTRQSSRSDHPSTVIFYGWWIVVVAFINLFFAVGMIYYGFPVFYPSLSTSLGFTRAQVTQGFLIGFIAAGIPFSLVTGAIIDRIGTRRVILSGVGLIGVPLILMGCMTRLWQYEILCVLEVMGYTLTGPIANQVLITQWFRVHRGRAMGYAYLGLGLGGVIAPISANILIHNFGWRHAIEIAGVISLFVLTPINLFVTRSAPADLGLFPDGNNYIEEAKSTDKSTGALASIRTRNFWLILIGATLVIGAINAIIQHFIFFLTDQGYSKAEASQLLSALLASSLGGRVLIGYIVDRFQKKNTMALFYLVIGGAIPILFLAHQPAAAWSFAIIFGFAVGADYMLIPLVTAECFGISSLGKLLAILIMGYSAGQWIAPWLAGRLFDKLHNYNYAWTIMAEAGIVGAAAIYAVTVPDSKLARSTGKEPLAR is encoded by the coding sequence ATGCAACTGACGCGGCAATCTAGCCGAAGTGATCACCCCTCAACCGTCATCTTTTACGGCTGGTGGATTGTTGTAGTCGCATTCATCAACCTCTTCTTCGCTGTGGGGATGATCTACTATGGTTTCCCCGTCTTCTACCCTTCCCTTTCCACCTCACTAGGATTCACCCGCGCCCAGGTAACGCAGGGCTTTCTGATTGGATTCATCGCCGCGGGCATTCCTTTCAGCCTCGTCACAGGAGCAATCATCGACCGCATCGGCACCCGGCGCGTCATACTCTCGGGTGTCGGGCTCATTGGTGTTCCGCTTATTCTCATGGGCTGCATGACCCGCCTTTGGCAGTACGAGATTCTCTGTGTGCTCGAAGTAATGGGTTACACACTCACCGGGCCCATTGCCAACCAGGTTCTCATTACTCAATGGTTCCGGGTTCACCGTGGCCGTGCCATGGGCTACGCTTACCTGGGCCTTGGGCTCGGCGGCGTTATCGCTCCTATCTCAGCCAATATTCTGATCCACAACTTTGGCTGGCGTCACGCCATTGAGATTGCAGGAGTCATTTCGCTCTTTGTCCTCACTCCCATCAACTTATTTGTCACGCGCTCTGCACCAGCCGACCTTGGCCTCTTCCCCGACGGCAACAATTACATCGAAGAGGCGAAATCAACAGATAAGTCGACTGGAGCCCTTGCATCGATTCGCACTCGCAACTTCTGGCTCATTCTCATCGGGGCCACGCTCGTCATCGGAGCCATCAACGCCATTATTCAGCATTTCATCTTCTTCCTCACAGACCAGGGCTACTCGAAAGCCGAAGCTTCACAACTACTCTCAGCACTGCTCGCCTCGAGCCTGGGAGGCCGCGTCCTTATCGGCTATATCGTCGATCGCTTCCAGAAGAAGAACACCATGGCTCTCTTCTATCTCGTCATCGGCGGCGCAATCCCTATTCTCTTCTTAGCCCACCAGCCCGCAGCCGCCTGGAGTTTCGCCATTATCTTCGGCTTCGCCGTAGGGGCTGACTATATGCTTATTCCTCTGGTGACGGCTGAATGCTTCGGCATCTCCTCGCTCGGTAAGCTACTGGCCATCCTCATCATGGGCTATTCTGCCGGACAGTGGATTGCACCATGGCTTGCAGGCCGCCTCTTCGACAAACTCCACAACTACAACTATGCCTGGACCATCATGGCTGAGGCTGGTATCGTCGGGGCCGCCGCAATCTACGCTGTCACCGTTCCTGACTCCAAACTCGCTCGTTCTACTGGGAAAGAGCCCCTTGCACGGTAG
- a CDS encoding acido-empty-quinoprotein group A, whose amino-acid sequence MLYASLALSAQTPEPDISLSPVANSWPTYNGDYSGRRYSSLAQINQSNVHSLQLAWAFQTHAATLKSTPLQIGSILYFTVPDIVWAVDAKTGQKIWDFRRPSEGDHLGQRGVAYYNGRIYFGTPDAHLICLDARNGNKLWDVEIADVKFGYYLSIAPLIVKGRIILGTSGDEADVPHFIEARDWETGKLVWKTFALPQPGDPAAKTWPNEKSMSRGGGAMWITGTYDPDLNLLYWGSGNPHPVLAGVGRAGANLYTSCILALNPDTGAIVWSFQASPHDTHDWDAVETPVLFDADFHGKPRKLIAQASRNGYFFVLDRKTGENLLSQPYVKINFSKGVDAKGSPIPDPATEPQPDGALVEGAADGATNWMSPSYDPQTKLFYVNAQEGYGYWYLALGPNGLPEDHQGGGSQSLISTSVLLALDYQTGKVRWQRESGIGLGTPGILTTAGHLLFTGDISGNLLALDPENGTVLWHTRGGGSLSNAPMTYQLNGRQYVLTGVDGVLYAWSLPSN is encoded by the coding sequence GTGCTCTACGCTTCCCTGGCGCTCTCAGCCCAGACCCCTGAACCGGATATCTCGCTATCTCCCGTAGCCAATTCGTGGCCCACTTACAACGGCGATTACTCCGGTCGCCGCTATAGCTCGCTTGCGCAGATCAATCAAAGCAACGTCCACTCTCTGCAACTTGCTTGGGCCTTTCAAACACACGCTGCAACGCTCAAATCCACTCCGCTTCAGATTGGTAGCATCCTCTACTTCACCGTACCTGACATCGTCTGGGCTGTGGACGCAAAGACCGGCCAAAAAATTTGGGATTTCCGCCGCCCCTCAGAGGGAGACCATCTTGGCCAGAGAGGCGTCGCCTACTACAACGGCCGCATTTACTTCGGTACACCGGATGCCCACCTGATCTGTCTCGATGCGCGCAATGGCAACAAACTCTGGGACGTTGAAATAGCCGACGTGAAATTTGGCTACTACCTCAGCATCGCACCGCTCATCGTCAAAGGCCGCATCATCCTCGGAACCTCCGGCGATGAAGCAGACGTTCCTCACTTCATCGAAGCGCGTGATTGGGAGACAGGCAAGCTTGTCTGGAAGACCTTCGCACTTCCCCAACCCGGCGATCCCGCTGCCAAAACCTGGCCCAATGAAAAGTCGATGTCTCGTGGCGGCGGAGCGATGTGGATTACCGGAACCTATGATCCCGATCTCAACCTGCTTTACTGGGGCTCCGGCAACCCACATCCGGTTCTGGCTGGCGTTGGCCGTGCGGGAGCCAATCTTTACACCAGTTGCATTCTCGCCCTCAATCCTGACACGGGTGCAATCGTCTGGTCGTTCCAGGCCTCACCGCATGACACGCACGATTGGGACGCCGTCGAAACGCCGGTCCTCTTCGATGCTGACTTTCACGGCAAACCGCGCAAGCTCATCGCGCAGGCAAGCAGAAACGGATACTTCTTCGTTCTCGACCGTAAGACCGGCGAGAATCTTCTCTCGCAGCCCTACGTCAAAATCAACTTTTCGAAAGGCGTCGACGCCAAAGGTAGCCCCATTCCCGATCCTGCAACGGAGCCCCAGCCGGACGGAGCACTTGTCGAAGGCGCTGCGGACGGAGCCACCAACTGGATGTCGCCCAGCTACGATCCTCAGACGAAACTCTTCTACGTCAACGCACAAGAAGGCTACGGCTATTGGTATCTTGCGCTCGGCCCCAATGGTCTTCCCGAAGACCACCAGGGTGGCGGTTCGCAGTCTCTCATCTCGACATCGGTTCTACTCGCACTGGACTATCAAACAGGAAAGGTCCGCTGGCAGCGCGAGAGTGGTATCGGCCTTGGCACACCAGGCATCCTCACCACGGCAGGCCATCTGCTCTTCACCGGAGACATCTCGGGCAATCTTCTTGCACTTGATCCAGAGAACGGTACGGTGCTCTGGCACACACGCGGCGGTGGCTCACTCAGTAATGCTCCGATGACCTACCAACTCAACGGCAGACAATATGTTCTGACAGGAGTTGATGGCGTCTTGTATGCCTGGAGCCTGCCGTCAAACTAG
- a CDS encoding c-type cytochrome — MDKEDAKRGNDKYQQSCAICHGTDARGGSGSSLIDSSLVRHDVDGNLIGPVIMEGRTSKGMPAYPTFTQGQISDIAAFLHARIEVTNSVESSGPVGGYQLKKLLTGNVEAGKRYFNGEGGCARCHSPQKDLAGIASKYSPVELESRFLYPPVDLRTATITLPSNKTITGRLVHLDAFYVAIIAGTGWYRSWPLNTVKVEVKDPLDGHMELLHKYTNKDIHDVFSYLETLK; from the coding sequence ATGGACAAGGAGGACGCGAAGCGCGGAAATGATAAATATCAGCAGTCCTGCGCCATTTGTCACGGCACGGACGCGAGAGGCGGCTCTGGCTCCAGCCTTATCGACTCCTCTCTTGTACGTCACGATGTCGATGGAAACCTCATCGGCCCAGTCATCATGGAAGGCCGCACCAGCAAGGGTATGCCAGCATACCCGACCTTCACGCAGGGTCAGATATCGGACATTGCAGCATTTCTCCACGCACGGATTGAAGTGACCAACAGCGTCGAGTCTTCTGGCCCCGTCGGCGGTTATCAGCTTAAAAAGCTGCTTACGGGAAACGTCGAGGCCGGCAAACGTTACTTCAACGGCGAAGGAGGATGCGCAAGATGCCACTCCCCACAGAAAGACCTCGCAGGTATCGCGAGCAAATACTCCCCCGTCGAACTTGAGTCGCGCTTTCTCTATCCTCCGGTTGATCTCCGGACAGCTACCATCACGCTGCCGTCAAATAAAACAATCACCGGCAGGCTGGTTCATCTCGACGCATTTTATGTGGCGATCATCGCTGGCACAGGATGGTATCGCTCCTGGCCGCTCAACACCGTCAAGGTAGAAGTTAAAGATCCGCTCGACGGCCATATGGAGCTCCTCCACAAGTACACGAACAAGGATATTCATGATGTTTTTTCGTATTTGGAAACACTCAAGTAG
- a CDS encoding aspartate aminotransferase family protein, producing MLTYSTEDTLEKSRRFLPGGVASVNRIAEPDLIFVRGSGAHMWDSEGKRYIDYHAAFGPHILGHNDPHVNSSVARALEQHQSLYGSGTTSLEARLAEMICGCAPFIESVALLNTGSEATYQALRLARAATGRDHIIVMQGGYNGWHNDVACNLATPLAELGPRITGEYRFHPISAGIPAAHSQLVHPVNFNDLESVRLIAQQYPIAAIILEPILQNIGVVKPAPGYLQGLRKLATEAGFLLIFDEVKTGFRHSLGGYASLAGVAPDLAVYGKAIANGYPIAAVGGAKRFLDLFVHPDPARRVLLAGTYNGHPIPTAAAIATIERLRENDGEVYTRLEQMGEWLQTEIEAIAQHHGLPLLVERQGSAFCLYLMDHAPRDWHDLAAHHDFTRDKLLRMRLIQEGIYTFPVPAKQWSISAAHTQQDLEQTVRVLHNVLPSSIKP from the coding sequence ATGCTGACCTACTCCACAGAAGACACCCTTGAAAAGAGCCGGAGATTTCTCCCCGGCGGAGTCGCATCCGTAAACCGTATCGCAGAACCAGACCTCATCTTTGTCCGCGGCAGCGGCGCACATATGTGGGACAGCGAAGGCAAGCGGTATATCGACTACCACGCTGCTTTTGGCCCACACATCCTTGGGCACAATGATCCCCACGTTAATAGCTCCGTCGCTCGTGCCCTCGAGCAGCACCAGAGCCTCTACGGTAGTGGCACCACATCGCTTGAAGCGCGTCTCGCAGAGATGATCTGTGGATGTGCTCCGTTCATTGAATCCGTTGCACTGCTCAACACTGGCAGCGAAGCCACCTACCAAGCGCTTCGTCTCGCCCGCGCCGCCACCGGCCGCGACCACATTATCGTCATGCAGGGGGGCTATAACGGATGGCACAACGACGTTGCCTGCAACCTGGCAACTCCTCTAGCTGAACTTGGGCCGCGCATTACTGGAGAGTATAGGTTCCATCCCATCAGCGCAGGCATACCCGCTGCACACAGCCAGCTCGTACACCCCGTCAACTTCAATGACCTTGAGTCGGTTCGTCTCATTGCACAACAATATCCGATTGCAGCAATCATCCTGGAACCTATTCTGCAGAACATAGGAGTTGTGAAGCCCGCACCGGGGTATCTGCAAGGTCTTCGCAAGCTTGCAACCGAAGCCGGTTTCCTGCTGATCTTCGACGAAGTAAAGACTGGCTTCCGTCATTCCCTCGGCGGCTACGCCTCACTTGCCGGAGTCGCCCCTGATCTTGCTGTATACGGCAAAGCCATTGCGAACGGCTACCCTATCGCCGCGGTCGGGGGAGCAAAACGCTTCCTCGATCTGTTTGTTCACCCCGATCCAGCACGTCGTGTCCTACTCGCTGGAACGTACAACGGACACCCCATCCCGACCGCTGCCGCTATCGCAACGATTGAGCGCCTGCGGGAGAATGATGGCGAAGTCTACACCAGGCTCGAGCAGATGGGTGAGTGGTTGCAAACTGAAATTGAAGCCATCGCGCAACATCATGGTCTTCCCCTGCTGGTCGAGCGGCAAGGCTCTGCGTTCTGTCTTTACCTGATGGACCACGCTCCACGCGATTGGCACGATCTCGCTGCGCACCACGATTTCACCAGGGACAAATTGCTTCGCATGCGTCTTATTCAAGAAGGCATCTATACTTTTCCTGTCCCCGCAAAACAGTGGTCCATCTCTGCGGCTCATACACAGCAGGACCTCGAACAAACTGTTCGCGTTCTGCACAACGTGCTACCCTCTTCCATCAAACCCTGA